The DNA sequence CATTTTCATTTAGAATCATACGTTATCAATTAGAAAAATCTCAAAATTCAACAAAAAGGCTCCCCTCTAAAGTGAAGGGAGCCTTTCTCATCACGAAGCCAGCGTTCGCGACTGTGAAGCAGGCTGCTTTTTAGGTATCTTATTTACTTCGTCCAGTTTCCTTTTCAATAAGTCTCTCCAAAGCAGCTTTTTCTTCGTTCTTTTCCTTTTGTTTCCTTTCATGCAAAACACTCCTTTCTGTGTTTTGACACGTCTAAGAATCTTTATAGGAAAGATCAGGAAGCAGGCTCTTTATCCGAACCGGGTTCCTTCTCTCTGTCCTCATCATAAATTAAGGCTTTGCCTACTTCCTCGTAGGATTTACCATACAGTTCTTTATCTTTATAGGTGTGTATGGTTTCGTACGTGTGGCACATTTTCCGATAAATACTTTCTTCCGGTTCATTTTCCGGGGACCAGTAGAGAATTTCCATTTCATTTACTTCTCCAGTATCAAGAGAGCGGCGGGTATAGCCTATTGACTGTGCATGTTTAAACCCTTCGCGGCGATAAAAGCGCTGCCGCTTTTCTGTATCAGTATCTTCGTAATCCACCGGTTCAACTTCCAATATAATTGGCTTATCCCGTTCTTTAAGTTTATTGAGCATTTTTTTGCCTATTCCTTTACCTCTTGCCTCTTTTGAAACAAATAGATAATCAATAAAAGAAAAATCATCCATTTCTACATACATCATAACATGGTATTCGTCTTCGCTTTTTTTATAAATATGATTTTTGTCGCTCAACAGCAGTTCAATGTGTTCCCTCGACTTCATTTCTTCGTCAGGAAAATATTTTTTAAGTTTTTCATACCAATGCATCGTGTTTCCCCCTCAATTCCGTGCTTCTATCTCTATTATAATCAATTTTACATATCTGGCAAACAGTCTTAAGCGCGTTTTATGACGATTTTATCGCTTATGAGTGCTTTTGGCCCTATATCACCTTCAACAGAGGAATCATTTCTCTAACATTCTCTCTTTATAAAGCTTCCTCAAAACTACTGTGAAGTTTTTACGTTTACTTCACATCTGCAAGTGGAAAAATTCCTTTATCCATTTATTTTTCTAAAAGCTACCTTGAAAATAAAGTATTGAATCGATGAACGTGCGCTTTCGTTTCCATGGGGACGCTTTCCGGGCGGGCCATGTGTCCTCCAGCTTACGATAAAAAGCCAGAGAAGGTACCAAGGTAAAAACCAGTGCCAAGGCGATTTTTCAAGTCGCCTGCGGAAAAAGAAAGCAGGAAGATCCTCCCGGACGACAGGGAAGCCGCATGCTTTCTCCGCGGCAGGCGGAAGAGCCGCAGGCAATCCAATAACAACACGGAGCTTTAACAGAGCCTCTCTAAAAAGAATCTCTTGACTTATGCCTGAAATTTGAGTATCATAGAAAAAATATACCTAAAAGGAGGCGATCGCTGTGAATCGTGTGACTCTACTTGATATATTCCATCATCCTGTAGCGCAAAAATATGTGAAACGAGCAGGTCTTGCTCATGCTATTTCATGCGCCTATCGTGCGTATCGCTTCGCTGTCGAAAAAAATGTGGATCCCGATCTTGCCTGTAAAGCTGCATTTCTTCACGACGTCGGTCACTATACATGGTACCGCAACGGTGAATGGGATTATGATATGTATAAAGAGAACGATATCCATGCTATTAAAGGAGCCGAGCGTGCCCATAAGCTGCTCATCCGGCTTGGAGAAGACAGAGTGAGTGCAAAGCAGATTTCTTTAGCTGTCCTGCTGCATACTGATTCTTTTCTTCCTGATAATAATATCACCCGCGAAGCACTTCAGGAAGTTGTCGCTTTAGCAGATGAGGAAGATGAAGAGCCGGGAGGTATGCATCATTACCGCCATATTACCGATGCACGGGCTGAAAAACTTCTATCACTTCTCGATCAAAGGATTGAAGCTTACCATATGAAAGGCCAGGCAACAGCTTCATTTTAGCGTTGCCTTTTTATATGCTTAAATGATATAGTTTTGTTAATCGTAAAAAGGGGAGTAGCGACCACTATGTGGTTCTTGAATCGTCATTACAGTTTTCTTACCAGAGAAAGCTCGGTTCCTGAAGCTTTGCCGGCGCAAAGTACGCAAGACCTTTTTATGCAGCGGATCCGCATGCATAAAAAGGTCTTTTTTGTATGCAGTGCGGCCGCCATCAGGAAAGGGTGAGAGAATTGATCATTACTTTTTTTATTGTTGCAGCTCTTGTGACGGTAATTGCCGCAGTAAAGCTTTCGACTTATGCTGATGTTATTGGTGAGAGAACTTCACTCGGCGGATTGATCGTCGGCACTTTTCTGCTTGCAGGTGCTACTTCCCTTCCGGAAGTAACAACAAGTCTCACTGCAGTATTTGTAGGCAACCCAGATATTGCTGTAAGCAATGTCTTTGGGAGCAATCTATTCAATATATTTATTCTCGCTTTGATGGATGCTGTATACAGGCGCCGGCAGATAATGCAGAGTGCAGATCCCTCCCAGCTGAAAACTGCTTTTTTAAGCCTTGCACTGACTGCTTTAATGCTTACCGCTATTTTAATTCCTACAGGCATTGTTATTTTAGGCGCTGGTCTCGAAATGTATGTGCTAGTCCTTCTTTATGCAGCAGGGATGTATTACTTAACGAAAACAAACCGCGGAGAAGCTCCAGCTGCTGAAACAGATTATAATATGCACGCTGTTTCTCTGCGGCATGCCAAAATAGGATTTGCTGCAGCGGCAGTCATTGTTTTTTTCTCCGGTTCCATCCTTTCGATTACCGGAGATCAAATTGCCGCTTCAACGGGCATAAGTTCCAGTTTTATCGGTACTTTCTTTATCGCTGGAGCAACTTCACTCCCGGAGCTTGTAACAGTACTAGTTGCCATACAGCTTGCTAATTATAATCTTGCTATAGGCAATATTTTAGGATCGAATGTTTTCAACATTCTTATACTTGTAATTATTGATGCAGCTTTTCGAGGAGGAGCCGTGCTGGCTGCTGTGCATCCGGTGACCATTGTTACAGCTTCTGCAGTGCTGTTGTTAAATTTAATTGTCATCGGAGCAATTATAGCCGTACGCAGGAAAACTTTTCCCCGTTTGTATGCACTTCCTTCGCTGCTCGTACTCCTTACCTATTTCTTTTGCAGCTATGTTATCTTCGCCTACAGCAGCTGATTGTTTATCGTAAAACCTTTTTTGAATGCACCTGCACGACTTTAATCTTTTACTCTTTTATCAACGCCAGACTTAAAAATGCTTCATCTAAAAGAAGACCCTCCAAAATTTTGGAAGGTCTTCTTTTATAGAGCGGCTCAAAATGCGCAATGGAACTCTTATATAAGAATGTTCAATAAGTGGTCCTTTTCAGACGTACACTTTCCCAGGGGCTCATCTTCAGCTGAATGCTGCGAAGAAAACCTTCGCAGCAATGAATCTTCAGACTGTGCTAATCCTCTAAAAGCCGCCGCCTTTCACTACGGTCATTCAAAGATATGAACTTAAGTGTACAATTCACTTAAAATATTCATCTTTTTATTCTGGGACAGGCAATTATGAAATTCATCCTTCTGAATAGTTTTTGTTATATTTTTATAACGGGCATCAAATCAGGCTCTGCTTTGAGAGAGTTTATCGATAATGGCAGCAATTGCTCCATCACCTGTAACATTGGCACCTGTGCCGAAACTGTCCTGAGCAAAATAAAGAGCGATCATCATCCCCATTGCTGCTTCTGAAAATCCGAGCATCGAAGTCAGAACACCCAAGGCAGCAAATATTGCACCTCCTGGAACCCCGGGAGCCGCTACCATGATTACTCCAAGCGCTAGAATAACAGGAAGCATTGTAAAGAATCCAGGGACTGTATAGCCGTCCAAAACGGTCATTACAGCTACAGCGCAGCTGATAATTGTAATGACACTGCCTGATAAGTGTATAGTAGCCCCCAGCGGAATCGAGAAATCAGCTATTTCCTCCCGAATATTATTCCGCTTCGTCTGTCTCAGAGTAACTGGAATCGTAGCAGCTGAACTCATCGTACCAAGCGCGGTAAAATAAGCTGGAAGCATCGTTTTTATCATCGTGAAAGGGTTTTTCCCATTAAGAATTCCTGCGACAGTATACTGGATTGTCAGCCAGACCCAGTGGGAGCCTATAGCCACGGCCAGTACAATTCCAAACACTTGAAGAGTTTCCAGGACCGTCCCTTCTGCAGCCATATCTACAAATATACCTGCTATGTAAAACGGAAGAATTGGAATGACAGCTTTGTAGATAATCATCTCAATAATGTTTTTCCCTTCATCAAATACCTTTTTTAATCCGTCGGACTTAAGAGCAGCAATCCCAATACCGAATATAAAAGCCAGAATAAGAGCCGGCAGAATCTCCATAAATGGAGTTAATTCAAAAGTGAAATATGACTCAGGAGCAACACCTTCTTCCGGAGCGGTCTGATTGCTTGTAACAAATGGCATAATAAATACAGCAATAAAAAAGGCACCGATTCCCGCAAGTACCGTTGAAGTATAGGCAATCCCAACTGTCGCCCCTACAAGTTTTGAAGAGCCCCGGCCCATGCTTGCAATTCCTGAAGCGATAAAAAAGAGAATGATTAATGGAATAACAAAGTTGATCCACTGCCCGAACACTTCAGTAAACGTAACAAGCGCCCTTATAAGTGGTTCGACGCCTGACAAGCCGATTAAAATACCGGTGATAATACCAGCAAGCAGTTTTAAAATTAATTTCATTGTCTTTCCCTCCTGCACTGTTTATTTGAGATGAACAAATGTTTTTATCACAAAGTCCATACTGCCTAACTGGAATTATAAATTCAAGATCGTTGGAAATAGTCATAATTATAAGTTTATTGGATGATTGCATTTCCTTGTGCTTACAGCTATAATAGCAAGGTATAATCAACGCTATGATAAAGAGTAGTACTTTTCCAAAAACATGTTCAGAGAGTCTGCGGCCGGTGTAAGCAGACCATGTCGGAAAGGGAATGGACTTTGGAGCTGGAGTGCTGAACTGTCAGTAGGCCTCCCGGGTATCTCTCCCGATATCAAAGAGATTCTTTTCTGTTTCACAAGGAAAAGAACAGAGAGATTTTCTTCTTTTAAGAAAATTAATAAGGGTGGCACCGCGGTCCATTCGTCCCTGATCAGGGGATGGATGGGCTTTTTTGTATTGGTTTCTTTTAAAGCAGCTCTTCATAGTCAAAGGAAAAAAATATCCGGCAGTAATGCAGCCGGAAAAATCATTGAATATGAAAGGAAGATCACTTATGAAAACTATTTTCTCAGGTATTCAGCCAAGCGGTACATTAACACTCGGTAATTATTTAGGAGCTATGAAAAATTTTGTCGAAATGCAGGAGGATTACCACTGCTACTTCTGTATCGTTGATCAGCATGCCATCACAGTTCCTCAGGACAGGCTGCAGCTGCGTAAAAATATAAAAAGTCTTGCGGCATTGTATCTTGCCTCTGGTATATCCCAGGAAAAGTCCACGCTTTTCATTCAATCAGAAGTACCAGCACACGCACAGCTTGGATGGATGATGCAGTGTGTCAGCTATATCGGTGAACTGGAGAGAATGACTCAATTTAAAGATAAATCAGGAGGCAGTGAGGCGGTATCCTCCGCGCTGTTAACTTACCCGCCACTTATGGCCGCGGATATTCTTCTTTACGGAACAGATATTGTCCCTGTAGGGGAAGATCAGAAACAGCATCTGGAATTGACAAGGGATCTCGCTCACCGATTTAACACACGTTACAATGATATTTTCACTATTCCAGAAGTACGCATTCCTAAAGTCGGCGCAAGAATTATGTCGCTGAACGATCCTTCGAAAAAAATGAGTAAATCCAATCCAAAAGCAAAAAGCTATATATCAATGCTTGATGACGAATCTGTTATTATGAAGAAGATGAAAAGTGCAGTAACAGATTCTGATGGTGAAGTCCGCTATGATCCTGACAATAAACCCGGCCTCGCTAATCTGTTGACTATTTACTCATTATGTTCAGGGGAATCAATTGAAACGCTCGAAAAGAAATATGCTTCAAGCGGTTACGGGCCTTTTAAAGAAGATACTGCTCATGCAGTTATTAAAGTGCTCAAACCCATTCAGGACAGGTACGAGGAACTGATGAAATCAGAAGAGCTGGATCTTATTCTCGACCAGGGTGCCCTCCAGGCAGACCGGGATGCGAAAAAAATGCTGATAAAAGCTGAAAGAGCTATGGGGCTTGGGAGAAGCCGGCGCTGACTGAAAAAGAAAAGCTTTTAGATTTCTTTGAAAGTCCTCTCGATCTCCCCTATACTCTGGTATAATCATCTTAGTTGAGGTGAATATAATGACTGCCAGAAAATATAGAGCTCCACGGTGGATGAGAATCTTAGCAGGTTTCATTCTGATATCAACGTTATCGGTTGTTGTTATCGCCAGCTGGGCCGTCAGCGGCTTTCATGATTCAAGAGAAGAATCAATGAAAAACATCGAACAACAGGGCCTGCAGGCTGCGCAGGATAATGGAGCTTTCGAGCCTCCCGAGGATGATGCGTCTATAGAACATATTAATGTCCTTCTAGTCGGTACAGACAGTGAAGACGGTGTTTCCCGCTCTGATACAATTATGATCGGCAGATACGACGCAGACTCCGGTGAAGTAAAACTGGCTTCACTCATGCGTGATACATATGTCGACATCCCAGGTCACGGGAGAAATAAAATAAATGCGGCTTTTTCTTTAGGTGGCCTTGCACTGCTACGCGATACGATCGAGACTAACTTTGAATTTCCCCTTCAGTATTACGCTATGGTTAATTTCGATGGTTTTACTTCTATTGTTGATACACTCGCCCCGGATGGAATTGAAATTGAAGTTGCCAGCAGCATGCACTACGAAGACAGGGCCGGCAATCTCGAAATTAATTTTGAAGAAGGTCTCAATGTAATGGACGGAAACCAGGCTTTGAAATATGTTCGTTTCAGAAGCGACGGCCAAAACGACTTCGGCCGGGTAGCAAGACAGCAGAAAATGCTGAAAGTACTTCAGAATGAGCTGCTAAGTGTTTCCGGAGCCACCAGAATACCTCGTATTCTCGGGGCCGTTGAACCTTATATCCAGACGAATCTCGACCAGGATAAACTATTTACGTACGGAAGGAATTTTTTCATCCAAAACGATGAAGCATCTGTCAAAACGATTACAATTCCCGAGCAGGGCGGCTATAGTCAGGATTATTCCGAGCATGCAGGCCAGGTTCTTATTCCTGATCTGGCAGCAAATATTGAGGTGTTAAAAACCTTCTTTGGGGAGGAGTCTTTTACTATGGAAGACGGTACTGCTAAGTCCTCTGCTCCTTAAAATATGAGGTCCTGTTGATTTTTATAGCAAACCTCGCTGCAGGCGCCTCTCCTTAAATCCTCATTTTACTTTTAAGGAGGCAAAAACGAAAAAAACGTACCTCTGTTCGAAGTAAAACAAAAGAGAAAGCCCCGGTGAAGCAGTGCTCCACCGGGGCTTTCTCTTATTTTGTGAATTTTTTAAAAAGCAGGGAAACGTTATGACCTCCGAAACCAAGTGAATTACTCATCACAATATTTAATTCTTTATGACGGGCTTCATTTGGTACGATGTCAAGATCACATTCCGGGTCTTCATTTTCATAGTTAATCGTCGGAGGAATGATTCCTTCCTGAATCGCTTTAACAGAAAAAATTGCTTCTATCGCACCAGCTGCACCAAGTAGGTGCCCTGTCATAGATTTCGTAGAACTCATAGGCAGTTTGTAGGCATAATCTCCAAACACTGTTTTGACGGCAGTGGTTTCATACTGGTCATTATATTCCGTACTGGTTCCGTGAGCATTTATATATCCAACGTCTTCAGGAGCAACACCGGCCTGCTCAAGTGCCTGCTGCATCGAGCGCGCTGCCCCTTCTCCTCCCGGTGCAGGGGCTGTCACATGGTAGGCATCCCCAGTTGCTCCGTAACCTATAATTTCCGCATAAATTTCAGCACCGCGTTTTTCAGCTGATTCGAGGGATTCGAGAATTAATATACCTGTACCTTCACCCATAACAAATCCATCACGCTCTTTATCGAAAGGACGGCTCGCCTTGGAAGGATCCGGGTTCGTTGATAGTGCTCTCGCCGAACAAAAGCCCGCAAATGACATTTCTGTAAGCGGAGCTTCTGCTCCCCCGGTAATCATCGCGTCGGCATCGCCGCGTTCAATCGTCCGGTAAGCATCTCCAATAGAATTTGCCCCGGAAGCACAGGCAGTAACGGAACAGGAATTAATACCTTTCGCTCCAAGAGCAATCGAAACCTGGCCGGCTGCCATATCCGGGATCAGCATCGGCACAAAGAATGGAGAAACTCTTCGGTAGCCGCGTTTTTCATACATCCGGAACTGTTTCTCGTACGTTTCCATGCCTCCGATACCAGAGCCGATCCACACTCCAACCCTCTCTGCATTGGTCTTATTTATCGTTAAACCTGCATCTTTGACAGCCATATGAGCTCCTGCAACCGCAAACTGTGTAAAACGATCCATTTTTCGAGCTTCTTTCGGATCCATAAAATCTGCTACTTTAAATTCATCAGATTCTGCGGCAACTTTGGCCGGGAAATCTGCGTCTTCATACCGGTTAAATTCCGCTATTCCGGACCGCCCCTCCTTAATGCCTGCCCATGTTGTATCGACATCATTTCCAAGCGGGGTTACCGCTCCATACCCTGTAATTACTACTCTATTTTTTGTCATAATGTATGTTAGACTCCTTTCCTTATTTTCCCCATACGAGTGCCATAGAGCCCCATACAAGACCTGCTCCGAAGCCTACAAGCACTACTACGTCGCCTTCTTTAATCTTACCTCGATCAAGTTCATACTTCAATGAGAGTGGAACAGAGGCCGAGGAAGTATTGCCGTAATATTCCACAGTTTTAGACATCTTTTCTTCCGGAAGTTCCAACCGCTGTCTTGCTGCTTCCATGATCCGGATGTTTGCCTGATGAGGGATGAGAAAATCAACATCCTCCTTCGTTAAGCCTGCCTTTTCTACAGCATTCAGGCAGGATTCACCCATTTGACGAACAGCAAATTTGAATACTTCACGGCCGTTCATAAAGATATAATCGTTCATGCGGATGTGAGCCCCTCCGCTTCCATCTGCTCCAAGCTCAAAAGATAATATACCACGATCTTCGGCCACTGGTCCAAGAACCGTCGCACCTGACCCATCTCCGAAAAGAACCGCTGTGTTCCTGTCTTCCCAATTTACAGTCTGGGAAAGTCTCTCCGTTCCGATTACAAGTACATGCTTGTAAGTTCCGTTCTCAATAAATTGTTTACCTGTAACGAGCCCGTAAATATAGCCGGCACAGGCCGCACCAATATCCATGGCAGCAGCATTTACAGCTCCAAGCTGATACTGAAGCATTGATGATACAGAAGGAAAATCCTGGTCGGGAGTAACCGTTGCCACGATAATCATATCAAGCTCTTCCGGGGATATCCCCGCATTATCTATCGCTTCTTTGGCTGCATTAAAACTCATATGCGAAGTTAATATATCATCAGAAGCAATCCGGCGCTCCCTGATTCCAGTTCTTGTACGAATCCATTCATCTGATGTATCCATTCTTTTTTCTAAATCATGATTGGTTACTACTGTTTCAGGGACATACGTGCCCATTCCCCAAATTCCGACGCGCATGACGTCTCCTCCTCTTTAAATCGGTTTATACGTATCATTATGACCTAGTACTAAATAAATTGCAAGCTGTGGATACACCGTACGAAAGCCTATCTCATGCGGTTTTCAATACTATGTTCCTTTAAACTAAAGGCATATATTTTTGAAAATGTGAATAAAAGAACTCTTATAAATTTCCAGTTCAAAAATATTTTGAATTATTTATTTCATTTTTATAAATATACGGTTTAAATAATTCATTTTTGTGATACGATATTATTAGACATTATTTTACGGAGGGTATATTGACTATGACAAAAACAAAGTCCGCCGCTTTTTCTGACAAAATTAAAACGTCCCGGCTGATGCACGAGGAAGCATCCGAAGTTATTCCAGGTGGGGTAACAGCAAATATCAAATACTTTGCTCCCCACCCCATCGTGATGGAAGAAGGTCATGGAAGTAAGCTGTATGATGTGGATGGCAATGAATACATCGATTATTTAATGTGCTATGGAGCTTTGATGACAGGCCATGGCCATCCTGAAGTATTTTCAGCCGTTACAGAGCAGATGTATTCAAAAGGAACGACTATTTTCGGTACTCCTCATAAACTGGAGGTTGATCTTGCTAAAAAGCTCGTCTCTCTCTATCCTGGTATCGATCAGGTTAGGTACTGCAATTCCGGAATGGAAGCAACCCTCCTTGCAGTCAGGCTTGCTTCTGCCTATACCGGTAAAAAGAAACTGGCTAAGTTTGAAGGTCACTACCATGGAGGGTATGATCAGGTCCTTCTGAGTGTAAACCCGGAAGAAAGTAAAGCCGGCTCCTCCAGCTCCCCCACCCCGGTTCCTGAATCGAGCGGCATGTCTGACTATCACACCGAACATACAATTATGCTGCCATTTAACGACATCGAATCATGCGAAAAAATTCTCAGGACTCATGCTGATGACATTTCAGCTTTGATTATGGAACCCGTACAGGGCGGATTTATTCCTGCAGAAAAGGAATTTATAACAAAACTTCGTGCCCTGACGCATGAACTAGGTATTCTGCTTATATTTGATGAAGTGAAAACCGGATTTCGTCTGGCTCTTGGGGGTGCACAGGAAATGTATGGGATTCTTCCCGACTTGACGACACTTGGAAAAGTTCTGGGAGGTGGTTTTCCAGTCGGAGCTCTTGGAGGCCGGCGTGATATTATGGAACTCTGTTCCCCTGCTGCAAGTAAAGATATATTAACCGCCGGAGACGATAACCAGAATAAACGGGAAGCTTTTTTCCACAGCGGGACATATAACGGTCATCCAACTACACTTGCTGCTGGTCTTGCCACCATTCACTTACTCGAGAAACATCATAATCTGGATAAAACTTTTCAAAAAACAGAGTATTTAAAAAAAGAACTTGAGAAAATGTACTACTCCGCCGGCATTCCTATGACGGCTATGGGGGAAGGGACTATCTTCAATATCGTTGTTACAGATAAGCCGATTAAAAATCTACGCCAAATGAATCAGTCCAATACAGAACTTCGTAAAGCAATTGATTATGAACTGCTTGATCTCGGAATATATTCGAAACCACTGAACCGCTATTCCGTCTCAACTGCTCATGACGAAAAGGACCTCGATAAAACGCTTCAGGCTCATTACGACGCTTTACAACGCGTGACAAATTAAACGGTACTTCAAAAGGTTTTGTCGAATTGGTAATATAAGATGAACTTAATTTTGAGTCCGCTGCTGTAACGAGCCGCTTTCGTTTCCATGTGATTGCAGGGCAGTCCGATGCGAAGCTTTCTGCGTTTATAAACCCCAGCCTTTAAAATCACTTAAAAAAGATATTAATTTTGTGTCGATCCCCCCCTATTATAAAAAAACTGCACAAAAAAGGAGCTGTCTCTGATTTCACGAGACAGCTCCTTTTCTATTTTACTGTGTTTTCTTTTTTCCTTCTTTGATCCAGTTAATCAAGCCGCCTTCCAGCAGGATCTCCACCTGTCTTTTAGAAAGAGCATGCTGAAGGTCGATTCTTTTATCTTTCCCCTCTACTTCGCAGAAAACGTCTTCCCCTTTCTGAAGGGAAGATTTAATGTCTTTTACGTGCAGAACATCTCCTATTTCAAGTTCTTCATAATCCGTTTCGTTTTTAAACGTAAGCGGAAGGACACCGAAGTTAATGAGATTCTGCCAGTGGATGCGGGCAAAATCTTTTACAACAACAAGGCGTAGTCCAAGATAGCGGGGTGCAAGCGCTGCATGTTCCCGGCTCGATCCCTGTCCGTAATTGGATCCGCCGATGACTGCGTGCCCTTTTTCAAAATCCATTTCCTTCGTACGTTCATAATACGTATCGTCCAGCATCTCAAAGGTAAATTTACTTATCTCCGGAAGGTTGCTTCGGAATGGGAGCACCCGCGAGCCTCCGGCCAGTATATCGTCAGTGGAAACATTATCTCCAAGTTTTAAAATAACCGGGACTTTGATTTCATCCGGCAGCTTTTCCATCTCCGGTATTGCTGCAATATTCGGTCCCCGCTGCAGTTCGATTTTTTTAGCTTCTTCCAGAGGCAGGGGTTCTTCGAGTAGTTTAAAATCAAGATTCGGATGATCTGGATCTTTAACGTCCGGATATTCCATCTCCAGTGTACGTGGATCGGTGATTTTTCCCGTTAGTGCTGAAGCTGCAGCTGTTTCCGGGCTGCATAGAAAAACACTGTCCTCCTTCGTTCCGGAACGGCCCGGAAAGTTCCTCGGAGTCGTACGCAGACTATTTCTGCCAGTTGCCGGGGCCTGCCCCATACCAATACATCCATTACAGCCTGCCTGGTGAAGCCTTCCACCGGCTGACAGCAGACTGGCAACATGTCCATCTTTTACGAGGTCTGTGAGCATCTGTCTTGATGTTGGATTAATATCGAAAGAAAGTCCTTCTGAAACAGCTTTTCCTTTAACTATTTCTGCGGCAATTGCAAAGTCACGGTACCCTGGATTAGCTGAGGATCCAATGTAGGACTGATAAATTTCTTCTCCCGCAACTTCTGCAACGGGAACGACATTTCCGGGGCTGGAAGGTTTGGCAATCATTGGTTCCAGTGAAGAGAGATCTA is a window from the Alkalicoccus halolimnae genome containing:
- a CDS encoding aspartate aminotransferase family protein; the encoded protein is MTKTKSAAFSDKIKTSRLMHEEASEVIPGGVTANIKYFAPHPIVMEEGHGSKLYDVDGNEYIDYLMCYGALMTGHGHPEVFSAVTEQMYSKGTTIFGTPHKLEVDLAKKLVSLYPGIDQVRYCNSGMEATLLAVRLASAYTGKKKLAKFEGHYHGGYDQVLLSVNPEESKAGSSSSPTPVPESSGMSDYHTEHTIMLPFNDIESCEKILRTHADDISALIMEPVQGGFIPAEKEFITKLRALTHELGILLIFDEVKTGFRLALGGAQEMYGILPDLTTLGKVLGGGFPVGALGGRRDIMELCSPAASKDILTAGDDNQNKREAFFHSGTYNGHPTTLAAGLATIHLLEKHHNLDKTFQKTEYLKKELEKMYYSAGIPMTAMGEGTIFNIVVTDKPIKNLRQMNQSNTELRKAIDYELLDLGIYSKPLNRYSVSTAHDEKDLDKTLQAHYDALQRVTN
- a CDS encoding aconitate hydratase, giving the protein MKMNVTQKIIKDHLVSGEMKPGEEVGLKIDQTLTQDATGTMVMLELEAMEVEQAQTEASAQYVDHNMIQADSRNPDDHLFLESAAKKFGLYYSAPGNGVSHPVHMQRLAVPGKTLLGSDSHTCANGCMGMLAMGAGGIDVAQAIAGEPFNVKMPKVWGIYLDGKLPDWVSAKDVILELLRRHDVKGGIGTVMEYYGPGLKSLSAMDRHVIANMGAELGATGTVFPSDEEVKRFLKSQGREEDWVELLADEGASYDLEETVDLSSLEPMIAKPSSPGNVVPVAEVAGEEIYQSYIGSSANPGYRDFAIAAEIVKGKAVSEGLSFDINPTSRQMLTDLVKDGHVASLLSAGGRLHQAGCNGCIGMGQAPATGRNSLRTTPRNFPGRSGTKEDSVFLCSPETAAASALTGKITDPRTLEMEYPDVKDPDHPNLDFKLLEEPLPLEEAKKIELQRGPNIAAIPEMEKLPDEIKVPVILKLGDNVSTDDILAGGSRVLPFRSNLPEISKFTFEMLDDTYYERTKEMDFEKGHAVIGGSNYGQGSSREHAALAPRYLGLRLVVVKDFARIHWQNLINFGVLPLTFKNETDYEELEIGDVLHVKDIKSSLQKGEDVFCEVEGKDKRIDLQHALSKRQVEILLEGGLINWIKEGKKKTQ